The genomic window TGGTAACCGATGAGGTTTGTGTTATGAGGAATTGTTACCGTAGGGGTTACCCTGAGCACAATCAGCTCACTCCATCAAGCAGCTCTCAACAATGAAACAAAGACAATAGATCCCCTTCAATTCCGTTTATTCTTGTAGTTTGGACTTCAACATAATACAGCATATTGCACTTACCGGAGAGCAgcacaagagagaaaaataaaagtacaatACTTCAGTTTATTCCCAAGGAAGAATAAGATGTTGTGATAATTGTTGCTCTTCTTAAACATATGAAACCAACTGAAAATCTAAGTATATGTACACAAGATTTACTAAGTCCCTGAATATGCCATTCAAAATTTTACacacttttttgcttttcttatatttttttactattttttacaGAGATATACAGTATGTCACACACAGTTTCAGCTTGAGAAAACTTTGCACAATTATAGCCTGGCTACGAGGccgttggggttttttttgtgttttttttttttgttttggtggttgtgtttttatttaaaggattcccctcccccacctcccaccccccgATTTATGCTGATGATTattcagataattttcttcaggattgaaccccccactccccacctcctccaccTTGCCAGAATGTTGAAGGAAATACCAATTGGAAATAAGTCTAGAAGAAGAAAGCCATTACATCATGACAAAGGTTAAACTGTATATATTGCACGTCAGTACAGAAACATAATGCAATAACGCTTtcacccccccttcccctctctcccacATGTCCCTCCTTGCTCCTGGGGCCGGGTGGCGTGGGGGAACCTAACTGTACTCATAGTCTGATGAGTCCTCCTCGGACACCCCTGTCAGGTCTCTGCGGTAGGAGCCCATGCCATTCTCCTCCGCTTCGCCTGCTGGCCGGAGGCTTTTCCCCGTGCCTTTGCGCTCCTCCATTTTGATGGTGTTGTAGAGTCCCTTAGGTCCTTCTTCAAGCAGGATGTTCCTCTCCGAGTGAGAGGGTTTCATTTGGCAGACAtttttgaggaggaggaggacgggggcGTAAAGCACATTGGCGAGCCCCATCCCCAGGTTGAGCTGCGCAAAGCCCATGGTGTGCACGATCTGGCCGGCCACAATGGGCCCCAGGGCATATGCCACAGAGTAGGAGATGTCTGCGATGGCGTAGACACTGCCGTAGACAGAGACGTGGCGCACGTCCACCAGGAAGgccagggtgggcagcagggctgtgtccaCTAGGGCAATGCCGAAGCAGATGCCGCAGAGGGGAATGACAACCTGCCCGAAATTCCTGcaggctggcaccaggcaggagctggctcCAATGATGGCCATGCCCAGGGCTCCATAAAACCACTGGAGGTGGGGGTATGCGGCGGCCAGCCGGACGGTGACGTAGACGCCCAGCACGTGGGGGAAGAAGGCGGGCAGCCAGGTGAGGCCCACCTCCCAGTCGCTGGCCCCCATGGACTCCTCCATCCAGTTGGCAATGGTGGGCTCCAGGAAGGCCAGGGGGATGTTGCAGGTGGCCAGGGCCCCCGCCACCACGGCGATGTAGGGGTCGACCATCAGGCGGTGGATGGGGGTGCCAACAGGCATGTTGGCCCGGGCGCCGGTGGCGCAGGGCGGCgccagggccagcagcagcagcccgtCGAGGAGGCAGACGCAGGCCAGCACGAGGAAGGGCACCTGCTTGCCTGCAAACTCGTAGAGGACTCCACCGAAGGGGGGGGCGGCCAAGCTGCCGAAAGAGATGCAGGCCAAGGCCATGCCCAGGGCACGGCTCCGCGCCGGCTCCTCGGCGTAGCGGTCGGCGATGAGGGCGATGCCGGCGGTGTCGGCAAAGGCCGAGCCCATCCCTTGCAGGCTGCGCGCCGCGAACAGCGTCGCGTAGTTCTCGGCGAAGGCAAAGGTGAGGGTGGCGAGGAACATGATGGCCAACCCGGCTAGCAGTGGCACCTCGTAGCCCACGCGGTCGATGAGGGTGCCACTGAGGGGATTcaccagcagctgcagtatGGCTTTGGAGGCGAACAGCACCCCGATCTGCACGTCCTCGttgccccccgccgccggcgggtaCCGCGCCGGCAGGAGGCTCCGGttgccgctgccgccgccgccgctgtcGTTGCCCCCCGCGGGCGCGGACGGGCCGTCGGGGCGGCCTCCGCCGCGCATGGCCGCGATGTAGTCGGGGATGATGGGGACGATGACCATGTAGAGCATGTTGTCCAGCAGCAGGGCCACGCACACCACCATGAGCAGcagccgccgctgccgccgcgctTCCCCCATGGCGGTgtccagccgccgccgccgctcgcccACCGCCTCCGAGAGCCGCGCCACGGCGGCCCTCGCCCGGCCCGCGCCCCCCGCCTCCGCCATCGCCTCCGGCATCGCCCtcagcgccgccgccccgccgcccgcatGGGGCACGGCgagggcggccccgccgccgccgcctcctcctcctcctcctccttcttcttctcctcctcctcctcctctgccgccgccgccccagccgccgccgccgctcaccTCCCGGCGGCCGCCGCCAGCCCGCGCCGCCGCTGCCAGGCGGCTCCGAGGGGCCGGCCCTCCATCACCACACTAATAAGCTCCGCTCACCGAAACCCCACCCGCGTCCCCCCCAtcctccccgcccgcccgcccatccgcgccccgccccgccgtaCCGCGCTGGCGGCCACAGCTCTGCCCGGCCGCGGtgagggggctgcggggccctgcccgccccgggggTTTGCCTGGGGACGGGGAGGCGGGGGCCCGCCGGTAGCTCTCGCCGCCCCGACGGCGCGGCTCCCCGCGGGACGCCCGGCGGCCCTGGAAGCGGCCCTGGCGGCCTCCCGGAGCCCCTCGCTCCGTGGTTCCCCTCGGGGCTTGACCGGCGCAGGGGCAGCGGGCCGGCTCCGACGTGCGCCCGCCCGCCGGTGCTGCGGGAAGCGGTCCGGAATCCCGCTCGCCTGCGGGACCGGCGATTACCGGCTCGGTACCGGCCGCAaagcccccctcagcccccgccgccccctccccggccgccCTGTGCCCCCGCGGTCCGGGCCGGCCCCACCAGCTGCCGCCGTCTAAGCCGGGAGCTACCGGCCGGCACAGCTCCGCCGCCCGGGACGCAGCCCCGACGGCCGGGCAGGGCGCGGGGGCGCCGGGAGGAGCTCGGGCTGAGCGGGAAGGGGGCCAGACAGGGCTCCCACCTCGGAGGCTGCGTTGGAAAGCAGAGAGCAACCCAGTGACCACCTTCCTGCATGCATGCGTGCGTAGCACTTGGACAAACACCAAGGAAATAATCTTCAGGTGCAGTGGTGTTACACACTTCCCACGTCTTGCCTggccagtgctgcagctggaagcCCTGCGGAGCAAGGGGCCTCGCTCGGTGCAGAGGCTTTGGTATTAGGAAGATACGGCTGGCATAAAGCAGGGGGTAAATGTCATTACTCCTGTAACAGAAATGACATGTGGGCTGATCTGGGGAGGATCTCTGCGGAAGGCTGTATGAAATAACTGGATCTCTCTGCCAAGCGGTTCCTGAGTAGATGTGGAGTTCAGGCGCCTTCATTTGCTTGCGCAGCTGGGCTTCTGTAGCTGAAAGGGAGGTGATTTATCTGTCAGTTGCTGTATCTTGCTCCGTTGCAGAACTGTCTGGATGGCCAGAAGGACTTTAAGCTGGATCCCTGCATGGAGTGGCATACAGATCTGATTGTGTTTACAGAGACGCGGAGTCTTAATCCACACTTAAAATAACGATGCCCCTAGACATCCGCGTGGTCATTGTTATCAATATTTGTTATTCATTTACTGCCCTGCtgtaaaactgcagaaatacacCAATGGCAATAGGGACAAAGCTCTTGACCCAGGACTCTAAAGAAGGTAGTATCCCAAACACTTCAAAAGACCATTTCAGAGCGTAAAAGGGAAGTGTCTGAGAGAATAGAAGAGCGCTGTTGGAAGGGTGCTGAGCTGAAGGCCAAGGCTGCTGCACTTGGCTGCATGGTTCAGGCTACTTGTCATCTGCgaggcagggggaaaaaaaccccaaaggctGCAAAGCTCATCCTCCTCGCATTCCTCAAACAGACCCTGGGGTAGCGGCCTGAGAACATGTACCTGCGAGGGATTGGGGGCACAGGAGGAGCAGCTCCCAGGATGATAAGGAAACTGCCGAAGGAGGCACCCCCTGTTTGGGATGGATGTCACGTTTGCAGTAAGTGGTAATGGGTTGGGGGCAGGTATGACTGGATCATTGCTGTGCTGCAGTCAGGAGTATTGGAATCTTGGCTCTTGCTTGATGAGGCACTTTATTTGATTAAAGTTTCCCTTTTAATCAGAGATATGGCCATTTCCCGTCTCTAAAATGGAATCTGGCTCTGGGGGTCATGTCTGGATAATAAAGGGACTGGTTCTCTTGTCTCAGGGGAGCTGATATCGAATTTATTACCATCAAGGGAAAGCAGTATTATACTTGTAAAATGTTGCATAATAAATTTAGCCTTCTTAGTAAATCAAATCAGCAGATACCCTTATCTGCAAGAGATGCGTCATCGCTACGTGAGCTTCTTTGACTAGACAGAACTAATGGGGAGAAAATGTACCTTCAAATGTGATCAAAGTTGATGGACCTACAGTAAATTAAAGTAAAGACAAGTCTTCCCTGTGTTTGGCTTAGAAACTCATAATTACATTTGGGAAGGGACTTCAGGGTGAGGTGcaatgacttttaaaattttgtactTTTATCCCAAAGCCCAGAAGAAGTGACACTTATTTGGTTGCAGAGGAGGAATGCGGAGGAGGTGGTGTACTTCGTTTGTCCTCCAGTGCAGAACATGCAGTTTTGGAGAGCCACTGTTAATGTCAGGGAGATGGAGAAGATTTCAGGTCTGTAGAAAGAAGAGAGTTGACTGCACCAGGACTTCTCACCACTTTCTTTGTTCTAGAGCTGTAGATGAAGTAAAATGCAGCTTGTGATGGCTGTTTTGTTACAGAGAGGAATTTATTCTTgagtccaaaaaaaaaacccagggcCCAGGAAGGGAAATAACATTTAGAATCTTCAAGATttcaggaagaacagaaaatatataacACATATATGAGCATATAAATCTGCACGTCTGATGACGGTATCACTTCAGATTGAACATGAGGGGAAAGTGGGGTCTAGTCTAACCAGCCAGTCACATTTCCAACACTCTAGTTTAAGAAGAAAGACCTACCTTGGGAATTctggaaaaatgagaaacatttcTCTCCAAACCTCAAAATGAATGAGTAGTTAAACAGAAAACGAGTTGTGTACAATCCGTGTGTGCTTGTCCTGCTACCGACTGAATTGATAGTCCTTGCTCTTTGCAATGACAGTTGTTTTTGATGCTGTATCAGGGTGATTttatggagagagagagggaagcaaCAACTGCTGTGATGCACTCTGCTGTCAGGAATGGACTTAAGTTAATCGTGCATCATTAGGAGTCTGTCTTCCACAGGAGAAAAACTTTTTGCTATGAGGAGTCTAAACACAAGGAGTCAGAGTTCCTCatatctgcaaaatattttcttaatagctcGAGTACTTAATGTC from Phalacrocorax carbo chromosome 13, bPhaCar2.1, whole genome shotgun sequence includes these protein-coding regions:
- the SLC18A3 gene encoding vesicular acetylcholine transporter, which codes for MAEAGGAGRARAAVARLSEAVGERRRRLDTAMGEARRQRRLLLMVVCVALLLDNMLYMVIVPIIPDYIAAMRGGGRPDGPSAPAGGNDSGGGGSGNRSLLPARYPPAAGGNEDVQIGVLFASKAILQLLVNPLSGTLIDRVGYEVPLLAGLAIMFLATLTFAFAENYATLFAARSLQGMGSAFADTAGIALIADRYAEEPARSRALGMALACISFGSLAAPPFGGVLYEFAGKQVPFLVLACVCLLDGLLLLALAPPCATGARANMPVGTPIHRLMVDPYIAVVAGALATCNIPLAFLEPTIANWMEESMGASDWEVGLTWLPAFFPHVLGVYVTVRLAAAYPHLQWFYGALGMAIIGASSCLVPACRNFGQVVIPLCGICFGIALVDTALLPTLAFLVDVRHVSVYGSVYAIADISYSVAYALGPIVAGQIVHTMGFAQLNLGMGLANVLYAPVLLLLKNVCQMKPSHSERNILLEEGPKGLYNTIKMEERKGTGKSLRPAGEAEENGMGSYRRDLTGVSEEDSSDYEYS